In one window of Leptolyngbya sp. 'hensonii' DNA:
- a CDS encoding CHAT domain-containing tetratricopeptide repeat protein produces the protein MKLNIGRSVLLLSVLLGQVIASIPGQAQVTMPSAQQVEQFQKDGAQRYLAIYEQMLESARQRGSQAEVMGILTQAALSFQTLGNHRRALELAQQALDIARAQKNQQAEAGILAVMSISATALGLDDGTGTGFARQQLQQVQSQSDRLSQVPVLLQLMDQYRNTYDVLKAIETATTLTSLAQDLNNPALEMKALEIEAWAYSRMGNYPQAIQTLKQQLALFKKTGIVPGLPAPVPSSIPGFDRAAKFADQAARHRYLRQILSGIAEATYLQQGTPQPAITLYEQQYTMLDNDAARAYTLNDLAYLYAAAGDAQKPAQLLEQALKVLQSTQDEYLSNLVKSYGVANLVLQELSRAYALKGDYTRAIEVQRQVLQSYPPNQSLWLGNRFAGLANLGILLLRTQQFSAAKTTFTEAIETFKQYSAERVAPGQTACLFGGFNQDTCKLSQAQQLDDLYRNLQLVLVELNQPEQALEVAETSRAVAIVELLNQKLQGTSQVLPVQALNLAQIQQVARTQKATLVQYSVFYREGRSAGLNSLASMHLGTTTPQATDLLIWVIQPTGQIAFRRVNLSTLKTPLSQLVQVTRDSIGVRGRGFTYQEDVALASSIGTQAATNQQLRQLHQVLIQPIAELLPDNPEAPVIFIPQDELFLVPFAALQDTRNKYLIEQHTILMAPSIQVLDLLQQPKRSGSEATDVLVVGNPTMPRLQLELGKPAQQLAALPGSEQEAQTIAKLLKTQALIGPQATEAEVKRRMPTARIIHLATHGLLDSFTEFRGATDYLSNFYQGALALAPTGQEDGLLRMSELQTLQLKAELVVLSACDTGRGNLTSDGVFGLSRSFLAAGATHLIVSLWKVPDGPTFELMTEFYQSWQRHPSKAQALRQAMLTTMKSYPDPKAWAAFTLIGPAN, from the coding sequence ATGAAACTAAATATAGGACGTTCTGTTCTGCTCCTCTCCGTTTTACTAGGGCAGGTGATCGCTAGCATTCCAGGTCAAGCACAAGTTACCATGCCCTCTGCCCAACAGGTTGAGCAGTTCCAGAAGGATGGAGCACAAAGATATCTTGCGATCTATGAACAGATGCTAGAATCGGCCCGTCAGAGGGGAAGTCAGGCAGAGGTGATGGGAATTCTAACCCAGGCTGCTCTATCCTTTCAAACATTGGGCAATCATCGACGGGCTTTAGAGTTGGCTCAACAGGCATTGGACATTGCACGAGCCCAGAAAAATCAGCAAGCAGAGGCTGGCATTCTTGCCGTTATGTCTATTTCCGCGACAGCTTTGGGGTTGGACGATGGGACTGGAACGGGGTTTGCTCGACAGCAACTCCAACAAGTGCAGTCTCAGAGCGATCGTCTGAGTCAGGTTCCTGTGCTGCTGCAACTGATGGATCAGTATCGCAACACCTATGATGTGTTAAAAGCGATCGAAACGGCTACAACGCTCACCAGTCTGGCACAAGACCTGAATAATCCGGCTTTGGAGATGAAAGCATTAGAAATTGAAGCTTGGGCTTATAGTCGGATGGGTAATTATCCACAAGCGATTCAAACGCTCAAGCAACAGCTCGCCCTTTTTAAAAAGACCGGAATAGTGCCTGGCCTGCCAGCACCAGTTCCATCAAGTATTCCAGGCTTTGATCGCGCTGCAAAATTTGCTGATCAGGCTGCTCGTCATCGCTACTTGCGTCAGATCCTCTCAGGTATTGCTGAGGCTACCTATCTTCAGCAAGGGACGCCTCAACCTGCGATCACGTTGTATGAACAACAATACACAATGCTGGATAATGATGCAGCCCGAGCTTACACCCTGAACGACTTAGCTTACCTCTATGCTGCGGCGGGCGATGCTCAGAAGCCAGCCCAGCTACTAGAACAGGCTCTAAAGGTGCTGCAATCAACCCAGGATGAATACCTCAGCAATCTGGTCAAGTCCTATGGCGTCGCCAATCTAGTCCTACAGGAATTAAGCCGAGCCTATGCCTTAAAGGGTGACTATACCAGAGCGATCGAAGTTCAACGCCAAGTTTTGCAAAGCTATCCTCCTAATCAATCACTCTGGTTGGGCAACAGATTTGCAGGTCTAGCGAACTTGGGCATACTCCTGCTTCGGACGCAGCAATTTTCAGCAGCAAAAACAACATTCACTGAGGCTATAGAAACATTTAAACAATATTCTGCTGAAAGAGTTGCTCCTGGTCAGACTGCTTGTCTCTTTGGGGGATTTAATCAGGATACCTGTAAGCTAAGCCAAGCTCAACAACTGGATGACCTCTATCGGAATCTGCAACTGGTTTTAGTCGAGTTAAATCAACCCGAGCAGGCTCTAGAAGTTGCTGAGACCAGTAGAGCTGTCGCGATTGTCGAGTTGTTAAATCAAAAGTTGCAGGGGACTTCTCAAGTCCTTCCCGTGCAGGCGCTTAACCTGGCCCAAATTCAGCAAGTAGCTCGTACTCAAAAAGCTACGCTAGTCCAATACTCTGTGTTCTACCGCGAGGGTAGAAGTGCTGGGCTTAACTCCTTGGCCTCCATGCATCTAGGCACAACAACTCCCCAGGCCACAGATTTGTTGATTTGGGTCATCCAACCGACGGGTCAAATCGCCTTCCGACGGGTCAATCTTAGTACCCTCAAGACTCCACTCAGCCAGCTAGTTCAGGTGACTCGAGACTCGATCGGGGTCAGAGGTCGGGGGTTCACCTATCAAGAGGATGTTGCACTGGCCAGTTCGATCGGAACTCAGGCAGCAACCAACCAACAGTTGCGTCAATTGCATCAAGTATTAATTCAACCCATTGCAGAACTATTACCTGATAATCCCGAAGCACCAGTCATCTTTATTCCACAGGATGAACTGTTTCTCGTCCCCTTTGCGGCATTGCAGGATACCCGCAACAAATATTTGATCGAACAGCATACGATCCTTATGGCTCCCTCAATCCAGGTTCTGGACCTTCTACAACAGCCTAAGCGATCAGGTAGCGAAGCAACAGATGTATTGGTAGTTGGCAATCCCACGATGCCCCGTTTGCAATTGGAATTAGGCAAACCTGCTCAACAATTGGCGGCGTTACCTGGGTCAGAACAGGAAGCCCAGACGATCGCTAAGCTATTGAAGACTCAGGCTCTGATTGGTCCACAAGCCACAGAAGCTGAAGTGAAGCGCCGGATGCCTACAGCTCGTATTATTCACCTGGCAACCCACGGCCTCCTGGATAGCTTTACCGAGTTTCGAGGGGCAACGGACTATTTAAGTAATTTTTATCAAGGGGCCTTGGCTCTGGCTCCTACGGGTCAGGAGGATGGATTACTGCGGATGTCAGAACTCCAGACTCTGCAATTAAAAGCAGAGCTAGTTGTTTTAAGTGCTTGCGATACTGGGCGAGGGAACCTGACCAGTGATGGTGTCTTTGGCTTATCTCGATCGTTTCTGGCAGCTGGTGCGACCCATTTAATTGTTTCCCTTTGGAAAGTCCCAGATGGTCCGACTTTTGAACTCATGACGGAGTTTTATCAGAGCTGGCAGCGCCACCCCAGTAAAGCTCAGGCTCTGCGGCAGGCAATGTTAACAACCATGAAAAGTTATCCCGACCCCAAAGCTTGGGCCGCTTTTACACTCATTGGACCAGCCAATTAA
- a CDS encoding phytochelatin synthase family protein, with amino-acid sequence MRHKTFQPTVTFSRWLIVALGMVGGMAISQPLALPPALIAFNSPKGEELFLKSNARDDYWNLSIQFVTQINQAYCGVASMVMVLNSLGIPAPTASQYQPYRTFTQENFFDNPATQQVLSPNVVRRQGMTLEELGKLLGSYPVTVQVYHSADSSLEEFRRLAVKNLSQPGNFVLVNYLRSKIGQERGGHISPLAAYNRESDRFLILDVARYKYPPVWVSAQDLWQAMATTDPTAGKTRGFVLVSRRQ; translated from the coding sequence ATGAGGCATAAAACCTTCCAACCGACGGTAACTTTTTCACGCTGGCTGATCGTAGCCCTGGGGATGGTGGGTGGCATGGCGATCTCCCAACCCCTGGCCCTTCCACCCGCCCTGATTGCCTTCAACTCCCCCAAAGGTGAAGAACTCTTCCTCAAAAGCAACGCCAGAGACGACTATTGGAACCTCAGTATCCAGTTTGTTACTCAAATCAATCAGGCTTACTGTGGCGTAGCCAGCATGGTCATGGTGCTCAACAGTCTGGGGATTCCAGCCCCTACCGCTTCACAATATCAACCCTATCGCACCTTTACCCAGGAGAATTTCTTCGACAATCCGGCCACCCAGCAGGTGCTCAGCCCCAATGTGGTGCGGCGTCAGGGCATGACGTTGGAGGAACTGGGGAAATTGCTGGGCAGCTATCCGGTCACTGTGCAGGTTTACCATAGTGCCGACAGCAGCCTGGAGGAATTTCGCCGTCTGGCGGTGAAGAATCTCAGCCAGCCTGGAAATTTCGTGCTTGTCAACTATCTTCGCAGCAAAATTGGGCAGGAACGGGGCGGGCACATTTCTCCCCTAGCCGCCTATAACCGGGAAAGCGATCGCTTCCTGATTCTGGATGTGGCCCGGTACAAGTATCCGCCGGTCTGGGTATCCGCGCAGGATCTCTGGCAGGCCATGGCCACCACCGATCCTACGGCGGGCAAAACTCGGGGTTTTGTTCTGGTCAGCCGACGCCAGTAA
- a CDS encoding DUF4157 domain-containing protein yields the protein MSNRKRRRTTLQADQKSDLWSLQTPPATSQFAPRPFVVQAPAAQGTSSLQRRISGASQFGHSLARISVDRPDGSQAAGVQAKLTIGPSDHASEREADRVAQQVVQQIQTPQVQQNQQGASLQRKPATSIPALQGTGVAQELPTAPSSRLESSLQQARQGGEPIARPVRRSMERAFGSDFQGVRVHQDARADQVNRSVQAQALTTGQDIFFRQGAYQPHSRSGQELLAHELTHVVQQNQSPPTGGGMVQRKLITLANGTQVDTKNLTARQMETHLADPNLPQAAREALEKRLVQKPRFSIRKVRNEFLASYDAFMQTYPHVALTRQAVKARIGQLTGALAAEGVTNYRLENYSSTLFGFPDLRGQLQSINLKLAPVGNVNQQDADRAREMITDVLVFSGLIPSKEKQRKLLGNFSGYSRYAIEILNPTKTIDVLRSINQQLLDPHNKDIHQSDELQNLDLDQHDTITERMLKLSLVNARAQVQRDMQNDQLFQDILASPHIAEVMFASNGADEQYFLNTCPISAKNTDMASRASSIAVLLKIGRNLVQHLNGQIGNATPAQQNKHLTYRQTVQQLVLKRTAEAAQVFNNIEAQAQAMLQGNNFDYAKLKELKQDWSRVMQKLGGVVNWDSPSEIPQLSKKYAKDHYYGSVPIAILAGLTVNPFLPNTRTTKRLEGPDAGAYANMTDQSIDASPGGADTSLNPLGPNHVRLNQFWTNLYKAGGTPFSCNSLVGGHSLYMKAILRNGVKVFAINDPMSRIFDYKTFAQMTDYVVAHDPQLPGSLVP from the coding sequence ATGTCCAACCGGAAGCGCCGTAGAACGACCCTCCAGGCCGATCAGAAATCTGACCTTTGGAGCCTCCAGACGCCACCCGCAACTTCCCAGTTTGCCCCCCGTCCCTTTGTGGTTCAGGCTCCAGCGGCACAGGGCACATCTTCGCTGCAAAGGCGTATTTCTGGGGCCTCCCAGTTTGGCCACAGTCTGGCCAGAATTTCAGTGGATCGTCCTGATGGCTCCCAAGCAGCAGGGGTGCAGGCCAAGCTGACGATCGGGCCATCGGACCATGCTTCTGAACGGGAGGCCGATCGGGTGGCCCAGCAAGTGGTCCAACAGATCCAGACCCCCCAGGTGCAGCAAAATCAGCAAGGGGCTTCTCTGCAACGCAAACCGGCAACTTCCATCCCAGCACTGCAAGGTACAGGTGTGGCGCAGGAATTGCCCACAGCCCCCTCCTCCCGTCTGGAATCTTCTCTACAGCAGGCTCGCCAGGGAGGAGAACCGATCGCACGTCCAGTCCGCCGATCGATGGAAAGGGCATTTGGAAGCGATTTTCAGGGTGTGAGAGTCCACCAGGATGCCAGGGCTGATCAGGTGAATCGATCGGTACAAGCCCAAGCCCTGACCACAGGACAGGATATTTTCTTTCGCCAGGGCGCTTATCAGCCCCATAGCCGCAGTGGCCAGGAACTGCTGGCCCATGAGCTAACCCATGTGGTGCAGCAAAATCAGTCGCCGCCCACAGGTGGGGGGATGGTACAGCGGAAGCTCATCACCCTCGCCAATGGCACCCAGGTCGATACCAAGAATCTGACGGCCCGCCAGATGGAAACCCACCTGGCCGATCCGAACCTGCCCCAGGCTGCCCGTGAGGCCCTGGAAAAGCGGCTGGTCCAAAAACCAAGGTTCTCAATTCGGAAGGTGAGAAATGAGTTTTTGGCCAGTTATGACGCTTTCATGCAGACGTATCCGCATGTGGCTCTGACCAGGCAGGCAGTCAAAGCCCGAATTGGTCAATTAACAGGAGCCCTGGCAGCAGAGGGGGTAACCAACTATCGCCTGGAAAATTATTCCAGCACCCTGTTTGGGTTCCCAGATTTACGGGGCCAACTGCAATCGATCAATCTGAAACTTGCTCCTGTCGGAAATGTGAATCAACAAGATGCAGATAGAGCCAGAGAAATGATTACGGATGTGCTGGTTTTCAGTGGTTTAATTCCCTCCAAAGAGAAGCAGCGCAAATTATTGGGTAATTTTTCCGGCTATTCCCGCTATGCCATTGAAATCTTGAATCCCACAAAAACTATTGATGTTCTGCGGAGTATTAACCAGCAACTATTAGATCCACACAACAAAGACATTCATCAGTCAGATGAACTTCAGAATCTAGATCTGGATCAACACGATACGATTACGGAACGAATGCTGAAGCTCTCCCTGGTGAATGCCAGGGCGCAGGTGCAGCGAGACATGCAGAATGACCAACTGTTCCAGGATATTCTGGCCAGTCCCCATATTGCCGAAGTCATGTTTGCCTCGAATGGAGCAGATGAGCAATATTTCCTGAATACCTGCCCGATCAGTGCTAAGAACACGGATATGGCCTCCCGAGCTTCCTCCATCGCCGTCTTGCTCAAAATTGGGCGCAATCTGGTCCAACATTTGAATGGACAGATTGGCAATGCGACACCGGCCCAGCAGAACAAGCATCTCACCTACCGGCAAACAGTGCAGCAACTGGTGCTGAAGCGCACCGCAGAAGCCGCTCAAGTCTTCAATAATATTGAGGCCCAGGCTCAGGCGATGCTGCAGGGCAATAATTTTGATTATGCCAAGTTAAAAGAACTGAAACAGGATTGGAGTCGGGTGATGCAAAAACTGGGGGGCGTGGTGAACTGGGATAGCCCTTCAGAGATCCCCCAGCTCTCCAAGAAATATGCGAAAGATCATTACTACGGTAGTGTGCCGATCGCGATCCTTGCAGGTCTGACGGTAAACCCCTTCCTCCCTAACACCCGCACAACCAAGCGGCTAGAGGGACCGGATGCTGGTGCCTATGCTAACATGACCGATCAGAGCATTGACGCATCTCCGGGTGGAGCAGATACCTCCCTGAATCCCCTGGGGCCGAATCATGTCAGGTTGAACCAATTCTGGACGAATCTCTATAAAGCCGGTGGCACCCCCTTCAGTTGTAACAGTCTGGTCGGGGGCCATAGCTTATATATGAAGGCAATTCTGCGGAATGGGGTCAAGGTATTTGCGATTAATGATCCGATGAGCAGAATCTTTGACTATAAGACCTTTGCCCAAATGACCGACTATGTTGTTGCCCATGATCCCCAGTTGCCAGGGAGCCTGGTTCCATAG
- the ilvA gene encoding threonine ammonia-lyase, biosynthetic translates to MLCDYLQLILTARVYDVAQETPLEVAPNLSARLNNRLLLKREDLQSVFSFKLRGAYNKMAHLSLDLLHQGVIAASAGNHAQGVALGARRLGTQAIIVMPVTTPQVKVDAVKARGGEVILHGDTYDDAYAYARQLEAEKGMTFIHPFDDPYVIAGQGTIGMEILRQYQQPIHAIFVAIGGGGLISGIAAYIKRLRPEIKIIGVEPVDADAMAQSLKAGERVRLSQVGLFADGVAVRQVGEETFRLCQEYVDEVMLVDTDATCAAIKDVFEDTRSILEPAGALAIAAAKAYVEREQIQGKTLIAVACGANMNFDRLRFVAERAELGERREAIFAVTIPEERGSLRRFCECMGRRNLTEFNYRIADDREAHIFVGVQIENRADGARMAESFETCGFKTLDLTDDELAKLHLRHMVGGRSPLAQNELLYRFEFPERPGALMKFVGSMSPDWNISLFHYRNNGSDYGRIVVGMQVPPHEMAEWQTFLDSLGYHYWDESQNPAYKLFLG, encoded by the coding sequence ATGCTCTGCGACTATCTGCAACTGATCCTGACGGCCCGCGTCTACGATGTGGCCCAGGAAACCCCCCTGGAAGTGGCTCCCAACCTGTCCGCCCGGCTGAATAACCGGCTGCTCCTGAAGCGGGAAGATCTCCAATCCGTCTTTTCATTCAAGCTGCGAGGAGCCTACAACAAAATGGCTCACCTGTCCCTGGACCTGTTGCACCAGGGGGTGATCGCTGCCTCGGCGGGTAACCATGCCCAGGGCGTAGCGCTGGGGGCTCGACGGTTGGGTACCCAGGCCATCATCGTTATGCCTGTGACCACGCCCCAGGTGAAGGTAGATGCGGTCAAGGCCAGGGGAGGAGAGGTCATTCTCCACGGCGACACCTACGACGATGCCTATGCCTATGCCCGTCAATTGGAAGCTGAGAAAGGGATGACTTTTATCCATCCTTTTGATGACCCCTATGTGATTGCTGGCCAGGGCACGATCGGCATGGAGATTCTGCGGCAGTATCAGCAGCCCATCCATGCCATTTTTGTGGCGATCGGGGGTGGGGGGTTGATCTCTGGAATTGCGGCCTACATCAAGCGGTTGCGGCCCGAAATCAAGATCATTGGCGTGGAGCCTGTGGATGCCGACGCCATGGCCCAATCCCTCAAAGCAGGCGAACGAGTGCGCCTCTCCCAGGTGGGACTCTTCGCCGATGGGGTGGCGGTGCGGCAGGTGGGGGAAGAAACCTTCCGGCTCTGTCAGGAATATGTGGATGAGGTGATGCTGGTGGATACGGATGCCACCTGTGCTGCGATCAAGGACGTGTTTGAAGACACCCGATCGATCCTGGAACCTGCCGGAGCCTTGGCGATCGCCGCTGCCAAAGCCTATGTGGAGCGGGAGCAAATCCAGGGCAAGACCTTGATTGCTGTGGCCTGTGGGGCCAACATGAACTTCGATCGGCTCCGCTTTGTGGCCGAGCGGGCCGAACTGGGGGAACGGCGAGAAGCCATCTTTGCGGTCACGATTCCAGAGGAGCGGGGCAGTCTGCGGCGCTTCTGTGAATGCATGGGCCGCCGTAACCTGACGGAATTTAACTATCGAATTGCGGACGATCGGGAGGCGCACATTTTTGTCGGGGTCCAGATCGAAAATCGGGCTGATGGGGCCAGGATGGCTGAAAGTTTTGAAACCTGTGGCTTCAAAACCCTGGATTTGACCGATGATGAGCTGGCTAAGTTGCACCTGCGGCACATGGTCGGTGGCCGATCGCCCCTGGCCCAGAATGAGTTGCTCTATCGGTTTGAGTTTCCAGAACGACCGGGGGCACTGATGAAATTCGTCGGCTCCATGAGTCCCGACTGGAATATCAGCCTGTTCCACTACCGCAATAATGGCTCTGACTATGGCCGGATTGTGGTGGGAATGCAGGTGCCTCCCCATGAGATGGCCGAGTGGCAGACGTTTCTGGATAGCCTGGGCTACCATTACTGGGATGAGAGCCAGAACCCGGCTTACAAACTATTTCTGGGTTAG